Proteins from a single region of Actinomycetota bacterium:
- a CDS encoding P1 family peptidase, protein MALRIEGVRVGHAEDGEGVTGCTVVLLPPGTRGGVEVRGGAPGTRETDLLDPVNLVEEVHAFLLAGGSAFGLAASVGVMRFLEESGVGFDTGVARVPIVPAGVIYDLGIGDPSARPDEEMGYRACLEASEELMHQGNVGAGMGATVGKMLGYQRCTKGGLGTAFFEGDKLKVFAMAVVNAFGDVVDEEGRILAGVRGPEGGFLSTERMMRQTMGESPPTLPGTNTTLGVVVSNARLSKTDVNWVAQRGHHGLARAISPSHTKLDGDLVFAAATGEVEASADVVGALGASLLAEAVRSAVRHAESVAGIPAARDIS, encoded by the coding sequence ATGGCCTTGAGGATTGAAGGGGTCAGGGTGGGACATGCCGAGGACGGGGAGGGGGTTACCGGTTGTACGGTCGTCCTCCTGCCTCCCGGGACGAGAGGGGGCGTGGAGGTCCGGGGGGGAGCACCGGGCACTCGGGAGACGGATCTCCTCGATCCGGTGAACCTGGTGGAGGAGGTCCACGCCTTCCTTCTGGCCGGGGGGAGCGCCTTCGGGCTGGCCGCCTCCGTCGGGGTGATGCGCTTCCTCGAGGAATCGGGCGTGGGCTTCGATACCGGGGTGGCCCGCGTGCCCATCGTCCCCGCCGGTGTGATCTACGACCTGGGCATAGGCGACCCGTCCGCCCGTCCGGACGAGGAGATGGGTTACCGGGCCTGCCTCGAGGCCTCCGAGGAGCTGATGCACCAGGGTAACGTGGGCGCGGGCATGGGGGCCACGGTGGGTAAGATGCTGGGTTACCAGCGTTGCACCAAGGGAGGGCTGGGGACGGCCTTCTTCGAGGGGGATAAACTGAAGGTCTTCGCCATGGCGGTGGTCAACGCCTTCGGGGACGTGGTGGACGAGGAGGGACGGATCCTGGCCGGGGTCAGGGGTCCGGAGGGGGGATTCCTCTCCACGGAGCGGATGATGCGCCAGACCATGGGGGAAAGCCCTCCCACCCTTCCCGGCACCAACACCACCCTGGGCGTGGTGGTGAGCAACGCGCGCCTTTCCAAGACCGACGTCAACTGGGTAGCCCAGAGAGGACATCACGGCCTGGCCAGGGCCATATCCCCAAGCCACACCAAGCTGGACGGGGACCTGGTGTTCGCCGCGGCCACCGGGGAGGTGGAGGCCTCTGCCGACGTGGTGGGCGCCCTGGGCGCCTCCCTCCTGGCCGAGGCGGTGCGCAGCGCGGTGAGGCACGCGGAATCCGTGGCCGGGATCCCCGCCGCGCGGGACATAAGTTGA
- a CDS encoding nitroreductase family protein — protein MDVFEAMEKRHSVRAFDPSREVSEELVERLLACACLAPSAGNVQPWRFVVVRDPGLKGKLAAAALGQGFVARAPVVIVVCADLEAHASSYGRRGVELYSIQDTAAAVQNMLLAATALGLGTCWVGAFREEEVSGVLGLPSGLRPLALIPVGYPARPGSQPRKMTPDRLTTYL, from the coding sequence ATGGACGTTTTCGAGGCCATGGAGAAGAGGCACAGCGTCCGGGCCTTCGATCCTTCGCGGGAGGTTTCGGAGGAGCTGGTGGAGCGGCTGCTGGCTTGCGCATGCCTCGCCCCCTCCGCCGGAAACGTGCAGCCCTGGCGTTTCGTGGTGGTGCGCGATCCTGGTTTGAAAGGGAAGTTGGCCGCGGCCGCCCTGGGGCAGGGCTTCGTGGCCCGGGCCCCGGTGGTGATCGTGGTCTGCGCCGACCTTGAGGCCCACGCCTCCAGCTACGGCCGCCGTGGCGTGGAGCTCTATTCCATACAGGACACCGCGGCCGCAGTGCAGAACATGCTCCTCGCCGCCACCGCCCTGGGCCTGGGGACCTGCTGGGTGGGAGCCTTCCGGGAGGAGGAGGTCTCCGGGGTGCTGGGTCTTCCCAGTGGCCTGCGGCCCCTGGCCCTGATACCGGTGGGATATCCCGCGCGCCCCGGGTCGCAACCCCGCAAGATGACGCCCGACCGCCTGACCACCTATCTGTAA
- a CDS encoding DegT/DnrJ/EryC1/StrS family aminotransferase — MKAPRVPFLDLTRQDRELQEELGRAFSSFVKRGRYILGPEVESLERELAAFCGVKHGIGVASGTDALLLALRGLGIGEGDEVILPAFTAPPTAVAVNLAGAVPVFADVDPRTLTLDPASAEERITPRTRCILPVHLFGRPADMPALGKLAERHSLLLVEDCAQSHGASLDGKMTGSYGAAGCFSFYPTKNLGAYGDGGMVVTSDEELAHELRCLRDYGRVERDLLAKVGPNSRLDELQATFLRIKLKYLPEWNRRRREMARRYIKAFADLPLGLPECREGEEHVYHLFVVTSDRRDDLRRHLDEKGVETVIHYPLPVHRQPPFRGYPGPPCPVAEEASRRVLSLPLYPHLTREEQETVIAAIRSFFGAS; from the coding sequence TTGAAGGCACCGAGGGTACCCTTTCTGGATCTCACCCGCCAGGACCGGGAACTCCAAGAGGAACTCGGTCGCGCCTTCTCCTCCTTTGTAAAACGGGGCCGTTACATCCTGGGCCCGGAGGTGGAATCCCTGGAAAGGGAGCTGGCCGCCTTCTGTGGGGTAAAGCACGGCATAGGGGTAGCCTCGGGCACCGACGCCCTGCTCCTCGCCCTGCGCGGCCTGGGAATCGGGGAAGGGGACGAGGTCATCCTTCCCGCCTTTACCGCCCCTCCCACGGCGGTGGCCGTGAACCTCGCCGGCGCCGTGCCGGTGTTCGCCGACGTGGACCCGCGCACCCTCACCCTGGACCCCGCCAGCGCGGAGGAGAGGATCACCCCCCGCACACGCTGTATCCTCCCCGTGCACCTTTTCGGACGCCCGGCGGACATGCCCGCCCTGGGGAAGTTGGCCGAGCGGCACAGCCTTCTCCTGGTGGAGGACTGTGCCCAGTCCCACGGGGCGTCCCTGGACGGAAAGATGACAGGTTCCTACGGAGCGGCGGGCTGTTTCAGCTTCTACCCCACCAAGAACCTCGGTGCCTACGGGGACGGGGGCATGGTGGTAACCTCGGACGAGGAGCTGGCCCACGAGTTGCGATGCCTCCGTGATTACGGCCGCGTGGAACGTGACCTTCTCGCCAAGGTGGGCCCCAACAGCCGCCTGGACGAGCTGCAGGCGACTTTCCTGCGCATCAAGCTCAAGTACCTACCGGAATGGAACCGGCGCCGCCGGGAAATGGCCCGGAGGTACATCAAGGCCTTCGCCGACCTTCCCCTGGGCCTGCCGGAGTGCCGGGAAGGCGAGGAACACGTCTATCATCTCTTCGTCGTGACCAGCGACCGGCGGGACGACCTCCGCCGGCACCTGGACGAGAAAGGCGTGGAGACGGTCATTCACTATCCCCTTCCCGTGCACCGGCAACCTCCCTTCCGCGGGTATCCCGGCCCACCCTGCCCGGTGGCCGAAGAGGCTTCCCGCCGCGTCCTTTCCCTCCCTTTGTACCCCCACCTCACCCGTGAGGAGCAGGAAACGGTGATCGCGGCCATACGGTCCTTCTTCGGCGCTTCCTGA
- a CDS encoding NAD-dependent epimerase/dehydratase family protein yields the protein MRDGQRLEEYYRSRRVLVTGGLGFIGSNLVRRLVAMGSRVTVIDACFPDQGANLFNLEDVLEEVTLVVSDIGATRALSEHLPGQDLVFNLAACVSHVGSLHHPLRDLKRNCVSQLRFLSALAELNPGIPVIYTGSRSQYGSPLYLPVNEDHPLRPVDINGVHKTAVEEYHRIFHEQGRISYLSLRLTNVFGPRHQMMHDGQGFLNWFIRLGLQGKEIRVFGDGTQARDFLYVEDAVEALLLAAADPECRGMSLNLASGKSITVAEAAQAVSEEAGTDWSLAPYPPERACVEPGDIVLDISRLRAVLEWEPKWDFRAGLQETIAFYRMHGERYFRPSRVKPSLIRKRST from the coding sequence ATGCGGGACGGGCAGAGGCTGGAGGAATATTACCGGAGTCGTCGGGTGCTGGTCACCGGGGGCCTGGGGTTCATCGGGAGCAACCTGGTGCGCCGCCTGGTCGCCATGGGCTCCCGGGTCACGGTGATCGACGCCTGTTTTCCCGACCAGGGCGCCAACCTCTTCAACCTGGAGGACGTCCTGGAGGAGGTCACCCTGGTGGTCTCGGACATCGGCGCCACCCGCGCGTTGTCCGAACATCTCCCGGGGCAGGATTTGGTCTTCAACCTCGCCGCCTGCGTGAGCCACGTAGGATCCCTGCACCATCCCCTTCGCGATCTGAAGAGGAACTGCGTGAGCCAGCTGCGCTTCCTGAGCGCCCTGGCGGAGCTCAATCCAGGGATCCCCGTGATATACACCGGTTCCCGGAGCCAGTACGGCAGTCCCCTCTACCTGCCGGTGAACGAGGACCATCCCCTCCGCCCGGTGGACATCAACGGGGTGCACAAGACCGCCGTGGAGGAATACCACCGCATCTTCCACGAACAAGGGCGCATAAGCTACCTCTCCCTGCGCCTCACCAACGTCTTCGGGCCCCGCCACCAGATGATGCACGACGGGCAGGGGTTCCTGAACTGGTTCATCCGCCTGGGACTGCAAGGGAAGGAGATACGCGTCTTCGGAGATGGGACCCAGGCCAGGGACTTTCTCTACGTGGAGGACGCCGTGGAAGCCCTGCTCCTGGCCGCCGCCGACCCGGAATGCCGGGGTATGTCCCTCAACCTGGCCTCCGGGAAATCCATAACCGTGGCCGAGGCAGCGCAGGCGGTGAGCGAGGAGGCGGGAACCGACTGGTCCCTGGCCCCCTATCCGCCGGAGCGCGCTTGCGTGGAACCCGGCGATATAGTCCTGGACATCTCGCGGCTGCGGGCCGTCCTGGAGTGGGAACCCAAGTGGGATTTCCGTGCCGGGCTCCAGGAGACCATCGCCTTCTACCGCATGCACGGCGAACGCTATTTCCGCCCCTCCAGGGTGAAACCGTCCCTGATCCGAAAGAGATCGACTTGA